One genomic window of Aliiroseovarius sp. M344 includes the following:
- a CDS encoding CAP domain-containing protein encodes MSLPNQFEQQMLDLINKERDSAGLNALTFNGLLNDSSEDHSKWMLDSNQFSHTGQNGSSPHERMASASYPFEGNYGSAENIAWQSERGEEGISDDVVQLHEGLMQSPGHRANILNPDFTDIGIGIEEGVFTEGGFTFDGVMVTQNFGVTDADTSEPVPQPEPEPQPDPQPEPHPQPEPEPQPEPDPQPEPDPQPVPDPQPEPETPGPEDAEQPWDVSWLFEADRDGDGDSDIFVFVENVEDSQDLLDGIEWLIEQLGNWDFDGEADEDVDTADGDANAPKVDVVDVVDVTQDADEANDQDMVPACWMYDVA; translated from the coding sequence ATGTCTCTACCAAATCAATTCGAACAGCAGATGCTGGACCTCATTAACAAGGAACGCGACAGCGCCGGATTGAACGCGCTGACGTTCAACGGATTGTTGAATGATTCCAGCGAGGATCACAGCAAATGGATGTTGGATTCCAACCAGTTTTCCCATACCGGGCAGAATGGTTCGTCGCCACATGAACGGATGGCCAGTGCCAGCTATCCGTTCGAAGGCAATTACGGATCAGCCGAGAATATCGCTTGGCAAAGCGAGCGCGGGGAAGAGGGGATTTCAGATGACGTTGTGCAGTTGCACGAAGGTCTGATGCAAAGCCCCGGGCATCGCGCGAATATCCTGAACCCGGACTTCACTGATATCGGGATCGGCATCGAAGAAGGGGTGTTCACCGAAGGTGGCTTCACCTTTGATGGTGTGATGGTAACCCAGAACTTTGGCGTTACGGATGCGGACACCTCAGAACCTGTCCCGCAACCGGAGCCCGAACCTCAGCCGGACCCGCAACCGGAACCGCACCCGCAACCAGAGCCCGAACCTCAGCCTGAGCCGGACCCGCAACCGGAGCCTGATCCCCAACCGGTGCCCGATCCTCAGCCGGAGCCTGAAACGCCCGGCCCAGAAGACGCCGAACAGCCTTGGGATGTTTCATGGCTTTTTGAAGCGGATCGCGATGGCGACGGTGACAGCGACATTTTCGTCTTTGTCGAGAATGTCGAGGACAGTCAGGATCTGCTGGATGGCATCGAGTGGTTGATTGAGCAGCTTGGCAACTGGGACTTTGACGGCGAGGCAGATGAGGACGTTGACACCGCAGATGGCGACGCTAATGCCCCAAAAGTCGACGTGGTTGATGTCGTGGATGTGACGCAAGACGCCGATGAAGCCAACGATCAGGATATGGTCCCGGCTTGCTGGATGTATGACGTGGCCTGA
- a CDS encoding sulfotransferase family protein, with amino-acid sequence MREALNILGFGPTHHMFEVIDSQTQTDLWREVVSGGAPDWDKLFAGFFACVDWPSAHYWRELVQRYPDAKVILTTRPADAWWRSIDKTILQYTNAPDSPDNVFSQKLVGDQVFGGRPVTRDRAISVYEAHQKSVIREVASDRLLVYKVGDGWKPLCRHLGVDVPDQPFPNRNAKEGFHDRANAPPTS; translated from the coding sequence ATGCGAGAAGCTTTGAATATTCTGGGCTTTGGCCCAACCCACCACATGTTCGAAGTGATAGACAGTCAGACACAGACCGATTTGTGGCGCGAGGTTGTTAGCGGCGGCGCGCCGGACTGGGACAAGCTGTTTGCTGGATTTTTCGCCTGCGTGGACTGGCCATCGGCTCATTACTGGCGTGAACTTGTTCAACGTTACCCCGACGCCAAAGTGATCCTGACCACGCGCCCCGCTGACGCTTGGTGGCGCAGTATTGATAAGACCATTCTGCAATACACCAACGCCCCAGACAGCCCCGACAACGTCTTTTCGCAAAAACTTGTCGGTGACCAGGTGTTCGGCGGGCGCCCCGTGACACGCGACCGCGCAATCTCGGTTTATGAGGCGCACCAGAAATCCGTGATCCGCGAAGTCGCGAGTGACCGCCTTCTGGTCTATAAAGTCGGCGATGGTTGGAAGCCGTTGTGCCGACATCTGGGTGTTGATGTCCCGGACCAGCCCTTTCCGAACAGGAATGCAAAAGAGGGGTTTCACGACCGCGCAAATGCGCCTCCAACATCCTGA
- a CDS encoding ester cyclase: MSPLELLKEWYDSVWVKQDLDAIDRLFTPDIEAQGMIDFGVGPEDFRVLAEAMLAQVEVNEIRFDREVELGDWVWVTFTAHAVTLANRAPVQATGQIMARINGGKIVEAYNQVDFLTFLEQLGYLPPDSLALCLSGEGIAA; encoded by the coding sequence GTGTCCCCTTTGGAACTTCTGAAAGAATGGTATGACAGCGTCTGGGTCAAACAGGACCTTGACGCTATTGACCGCTTGTTCACCCCTGACATCGAAGCGCAGGGCATGATTGATTTTGGCGTCGGCCCGGAGGACTTCCGGGTGTTGGCCGAAGCGATGTTGGCACAGGTAGAGGTCAACGAGATCCGGTTCGACCGCGAAGTCGAGTTGGGCGACTGGGTCTGGGTGACGTTCACCGCCCACGCGGTCACGCTGGCAAACCGCGCCCCGGTTCAGGCCACGGGGCAAATCATGGCCCGTATCAATGGCGGCAAGATCGTCGAAGCTTATAATCAAGTCGATTTCCTGACTTTCCTTGAACAACTGGGCTATCTGCCCCCAGACAGTCTTGCCTTGTGTCTGTCCGGCGAAGGGATTGCTGCGTGA
- a CDS encoding sulfurtransferase/chromate resistance protein, translated as MPAFSEILPAQLMRLIGTPDAPILIDVSIDADFDADPYLIPGACRQPHTDIRALLPDVSGRSVVTVCQKGGKLSHGAAALLRNEGVHAEALAGGNFAWRDAKFPRIPAASLPEPVDGATLWVTRHRPKIDRIACPWLIRRFVDPAARFLFVPPAQVLDVANRYGATPFDVEKAFWSHRGARCSFDTMVEEFALTTPALTRLAKVVRAADTNTLGDIPEAAGLLAISVGLSRQYKDDTAQLEAALPLYDAFYRWARDGADETHDWPDNRGVK; from the coding sequence ATGCCTGCTTTTTCCGAAATTTTGCCCGCTCAACTGATGCGTCTTATCGGCACGCCTGACGCGCCGATCTTGATCGATGTCTCAATCGACGCAGACTTTGACGCGGACCCGTACCTTATTCCCGGTGCCTGTCGCCAACCTCACACAGATATTCGGGCACTCTTGCCTGACGTGTCTGGCCGATCGGTTGTCACTGTTTGCCAAAAAGGCGGCAAACTCAGCCACGGTGCCGCAGCGCTGCTGCGCAACGAGGGTGTCCATGCCGAGGCGCTGGCCGGCGGCAATTTCGCCTGGCGAGACGCCAAATTTCCTCGTATCCCTGCGGCTTCTCTGCCGGAGCCCGTCGATGGCGCGACGCTTTGGGTGACCCGCCACCGTCCCAAGATTGACCGCATCGCTTGTCCTTGGCTCATTCGCCGATTTGTTGATCCCGCCGCGCGTTTCCTTTTTGTGCCGCCTGCGCAGGTTCTCGATGTGGCAAACCGCTACGGCGCGACGCCATTTGACGTAGAAAAAGCTTTCTGGTCGCATCGCGGCGCGCGCTGCAGTTTTGATACGATGGTCGAGGAATTCGCGCTGACAACCCCGGCACTTACGCGGCTTGCTAAGGTCGTACGGGCCGCCGACACCAATACGCTTGGCGATATCCCCGAAGCCGCGGGGCTTCTGGCCATTTCCGTCGGTCTGTCACGCCAATACAAGGACGACACTGCGCAGCTTGAGGCGGCGCTTCCCTTATATGACGCGTTTTATCGTTGGGCCCGCGACGGTGCGGATGAAACCCATGACTGGCCCGACAATCGAGGCGTTAAATGA
- the chrA gene encoding chromate efflux transporter yields MTAPSLGELTRVFTRIGLFSFGGPAAQIAVMHKELVEDRPWLDESQFLSALSFCMLLPGPEAMQLCTYAGWRLRGVHGGLIAGLLFVLPGAAVMLALAFAYALWGQLPVVEALFLGVQATVVIVVAQAVLRLARKTLNRTDHWLIALASFMALYAFDAPFPLVILIAAAYGLLFHASRGVEAPPVSDHRTSLRQTISRAAVWLALWFTPILVAYASGAAILTKIGLFFSKLAVVSFGGAYAVLAYMAQEAVTNHGWLTPEQMLDGLGLAETTPGPLILVTEFVGFMAGYTLSGPGLALAAAAMTLWATFIPCFLWIFVAAPHVEWLTTRPRLTSALAAITAAVVGVIANLSLWFALHVFFDKVARADGAFTPSLPVLSSVNIVAVVLAGVAGFLLLRLRVSLPLTLAAMATVGACLPMLSP; encoded by the coding sequence ATGACCGCGCCCAGTCTTGGCGAATTGACCCGTGTCTTCACCCGCATCGGGCTTTTTTCATTCGGCGGACCAGCCGCCCAAATCGCTGTCATGCACAAGGAATTGGTTGAGGACCGACCGTGGCTGGATGAAAGCCAGTTTCTAAGCGCGCTGTCGTTTTGCATGCTTTTGCCCGGCCCCGAGGCGATGCAACTGTGCACCTATGCTGGATGGCGTCTGCGCGGCGTTCATGGCGGGCTTATCGCCGGGCTTTTGTTCGTTCTGCCGGGGGCTGCGGTTATGCTGGCCTTGGCCTTCGCCTATGCCCTTTGGGGACAGCTTCCGGTGGTCGAGGCGTTGTTTCTGGGGGTGCAAGCCACGGTGGTGATCGTGGTGGCGCAGGCGGTTTTGCGTTTGGCACGGAAGACATTGAATCGCACGGATCATTGGCTGATCGCGCTCGCCTCTTTCATGGCGCTTTATGCTTTTGACGCCCCTTTCCCCTTGGTGATCCTGATCGCCGCTGCCTATGGATTGTTGTTCCATGCTTCTAGAGGCGTTGAAGCACCGCCAGTTTCCGACCACCGAACCAGCCTGCGGCAAACCATTTCACGCGCCGCCGTCTGGCTGGCACTGTGGTTCACACCTATCTTGGTGGCCTATGCTTCCGGCGCTGCGATCCTCACAAAGATCGGCCTGTTTTTCTCAAAACTCGCTGTCGTCAGTTTTGGCGGCGCCTATGCGGTGCTGGCCTATATGGCGCAAGAAGCCGTCACCAACCATGGTTGGCTGACGCCTGAACAGATGCTGGACGGGTTGGGGTTGGCAGAAACCACACCCGGCCCACTGATCCTTGTGACGGAATTCGTCGGCTTTATGGCTGGTTATACGCTGTCCGGCCCGGGTTTGGCGCTGGCGGCCGCTGCGATGACCCTTTGGGCCACGTTCATCCCTTGCTTTCTGTGGATCTTTGTAGCGGCCCCCCATGTCGAATGGCTGACCACCCGCCCGCGCCTGACCTCGGCCCTTGCGGCCATCACGGCAGCCGTGGTGGGGGTCATCGCCAATCTGTCATTGTGGTTCGCGTTGCACGTTTTCTTCGACAAAGTGGCGCGCGCCGACGGCGCCTTCACACCAAGCCTGCCGGTCCTGTCCAGCGTGAATATTGTCGCCGTCGTGCTGGCTGGCGTGGCTGGGTTTTTGCTGTTGCGTCTGCGCGTGTCACTGCCGCTGACCCTGGCTGCTATGGCAACGGTCGGCGCCTGCCTTCCGATGCTCAGCCCTTAA
- a CDS encoding SspB family protein, with protein MSDTIDYGNLMHDAMRDLIRKVLIDVSTAGLPGEHHFFINFDTHHDGVELADWMRDRFPEDMTIVLQHWFENLSVDADGFGVTLNFGDSPETLYVPFDAINTFVDPSVEFGLRFEVEAPHHPDLHLASEKDAKLPEEAAPVEDPEHKATKSDPEPEKVSKAHQDAEVVSLDSFRK; from the coding sequence ATGTCCGACACCATCGACTATGGAAACCTGATGCACGACGCCATGCGCGACCTGATCCGCAAGGTTCTGATCGACGTCTCGACAGCCGGTTTACCGGGCGAACACCATTTCTTCATCAATTTCGACACACACCACGATGGGGTTGAACTGGCCGACTGGATGCGGGATCGCTTTCCCGAGGATATGACCATCGTGTTGCAGCACTGGTTCGAAAACCTGTCTGTTGATGCAGATGGCTTTGGTGTGACGCTGAACTTCGGTGATTCACCCGAAACGCTTTATGTTCCGTTTGACGCCATAAACACGTTCGTTGACCCCTCAGTCGAGTTTGGACTGAGGTTTGAGGTCGAGGCACCACATCATCCAGACCTTCACTTGGCCAGTGAAAAGGACGCGAAACTCCCTGAAGAGGCCGCACCCGTCGAAGACCCCGAACACAAGGCGACCAAATCAGACCCTGAACCTGAAAAGGTCAGCAAAGCGCATCAGGACGCCGAGGTTGTCAGCCTCGACAGTTTCCGAAAATAA
- the fumC gene encoding class II fumarate hydratase yields MTQTRTESDSFGPLEVPTDKYWGAQTQRSLMNFPIGWEKQPVAIVRALGVIKQACAEANKNSGAMDGAIADAVIQAASEVVAGKFDDNFPLVVWQTGSGTQSNMNANEVIANRAIEIMGGVIGSKDPVHPNDHCNMGQSSNDTFPTAMHIATAMSVRDVLLPGLEKLLAGLEAKEAEFKDIIKIGRTHTQDATPLTLGQEFSGYAHMIRQGIERVKLALPGIYELAQGGTAVGTGLNTKVGWGEEVAANMARITDLPFVTAPNKFEALAAHDAMVFMSGALATVAGSCYKIANDIRFLGSGPRSGLGELILPENEPGSSIMPGKVNPTQAEALTQVAAHVMGNNAAMTFAGSQGHFELNVFNPMMSYNLLQSIQLLGDATDSFTERMLNGIQANEPRIDKLMKESLMLVTALAPTIGYDNATKVAKTAHKNGTTLKEEAIALGFVDAETFDKVVRPEQMIGPKT; encoded by the coding sequence ATGACCCAGACCCGCACAGAATCCGACAGCTTTGGCCCACTTGAGGTTCCCACAGACAAATACTGGGGTGCACAAACCCAGCGTTCGCTGATGAACTTCCCGATCGGGTGGGAAAAACAGCCCGTCGCCATCGTGCGCGCCTTGGGCGTTATCAAACAAGCCTGCGCAGAAGCGAACAAGAATTCCGGCGCGATGGACGGTGCCATTGCGGATGCTGTCATCCAAGCGGCCTCGGAAGTGGTCGCCGGCAAATTCGACGATAACTTCCCGCTGGTCGTCTGGCAGACCGGGTCCGGCACCCAGTCAAACATGAACGCCAACGAAGTGATCGCCAACCGCGCGATCGAGATCATGGGCGGCGTGATCGGGTCAAAAGACCCCGTTCACCCCAATGATCACTGCAATATGGGCCAGTCTTCGAACGACACTTTCCCCACCGCAATGCACATCGCCACCGCGATGAGCGTGCGTGACGTTTTGCTGCCCGGCCTTGAAAAGCTTCTGGCTGGTCTTGAAGCCAAGGAAGCAGAATTCAAAGACATCATCAAAATCGGCCGCACCCATACGCAGGATGCGACGCCTCTGACCTTGGGTCAGGAGTTTTCGGGTTACGCCCATATGATCCGTCAGGGCATCGAACGCGTGAAGCTCGCCCTGCCCGGTATTTACGAACTTGCCCAAGGCGGCACGGCTGTCGGCACCGGTCTGAACACCAAGGTCGGTTGGGGTGAAGAAGTTGCCGCCAATATGGCGCGGATCACCGATCTGCCCTTCGTCACCGCCCCCAACAAATTCGAGGCCCTGGCCGCCCATGACGCCATGGTCTTCATGTCCGGCGCTTTGGCCACTGTAGCTGGCAGCTGTTACAAGATCGCCAACGACATTCGCTTCCTCGGCTCCGGCCCGCGTTCGGGTCTGGGCGAGCTGATCTTGCCGGAAAACGAACCGGGATCGTCGATCATGCCGGGCAAAGTGAACCCCACACAGGCCGAAGCACTGACCCAAGTCGCCGCCCACGTCATGGGCAACAATGCGGCGATGACATTTGCTGGCTCGCAAGGTCACTTTGAACTGAACGTCTTTAACCCGATGATGAGCTACAACCTGCTCCAGTCGATCCAGCTTCTGGGCGATGCGACCGACAGCTTCACCGAACGGATGCTGAACGGCATTCAGGCCAATGAACCGCGGATCGATAAGCTGATGAAAGAAAGCCTGATGCTGGTCACCGCTCTGGCCCCAACCATCGGTTACGATAACGCAACCAAGGTGGCCAAGACGGCGCATAAAAATGGCACCACGCTGAAAGAAGAAGCCATCGCATTGGGCTTCGTGGACGCGGAAACGTTCGATAAAGTCGTCCGCCCCGAGCAGATGATCGGTCCCAAGACCTGA
- a CDS encoding DUF4169 family protein: protein MGKPVSLSKHRKAKARLKKRAQADENAVKFGRTLAEKKHDTMRAEKSARDLDGHRRDGDTPSNTP, encoded by the coding sequence ATGGGCAAACCGGTCAGCCTGTCCAAACACCGCAAGGCGAAAGCGCGCTTGAAGAAACGCGCCCAAGCCGATGAAAATGCTGTGAAGTTTGGACGGACGCTAGCCGAAAAAAAGCACGATACAATGCGGGCCGAGAAATCGGCCCGTGACCTCGACGGCCACAGGCGCGACGGTGATACACCGTCAAATACGCCATGA
- a CDS encoding ribbon-helix-helix domain-containing protein, with product MSTRPEKHSLTLHGHRTSVSLEPEFWQAFRAIAKARGLPLNALAAEVDEARGVDRGLASAIRVFVLNHFKQSPTD from the coding sequence ATGAGCACCCGGCCGGAAAAACACTCCCTGACCTTGCATGGGCACCGCACATCAGTGTCGTTGGAACCTGAGTTCTGGCAAGCTTTTCGCGCCATCGCCAAGGCACGCGGCTTGCCCCTGAATGCGCTGGCCGCTGAGGTCGATGAGGCACGCGGCGTGGACCGGGGATTGGCCTCAGCGATCCGAGTCTTTGTGCTGAACCATTTCAAACAGTCCCCGACTGACTGA
- a CDS encoding cytochrome P450 → MTDRMPPKPPSRDGRVSLWRYAKLFRRDILSAQPARLYRAWMAEFRTPFFRSYMCNDPSLVDLVLKQRPDDFPKSDRIREGLAPLLGNSVFVTNGDVWKRQRRIIDPAFEGGRLKEVFPAMCEAAMAAVDRLRPLADGRPTEVESHTSHAAADVIFRTLFSIPIENKIAGQVFDKFREHQRAQPVLNLGALVPLPRWMPRFHGRKTKQTARQIRALIRDLTATRMAEIDQGVAPDDLATKIMTTTDPDTGDRFDTDEMVDQVAIFFLAGHETSASALAWALYLLALYPEWQTRVAEEAQTQIDPKKIEFSVLSKLRLSRDVFRETLRLYPPVPMMVREARCPEHFRDRDVPKGSQIVLSPWHLHRHERLWDQPDDFDPARFQSDNGKTCLRNAYIPFSSGQRVCPGAGFAMIEGPLILSMLVRSYRFELVADRAANPVAHLTVRGKDGIWLSLMPR, encoded by the coding sequence ATGACAGATCGCATGCCCCCCAAGCCGCCGTCGCGTGACGGGCGGGTGTCGCTTTGGCGCTATGCCAAGCTTTTTCGGCGCGATATCCTTTCGGCCCAACCCGCGCGGCTTTATCGCGCCTGGATGGCCGAGTTTCGCACCCCGTTTTTCCGCAGCTACATGTGCAATGACCCCTCTTTGGTCGATTTGGTTCTGAAACAGCGCCCTGATGATTTCCCAAAATCCGACCGTATCCGCGAGGGATTGGCGCCGCTGCTTGGCAACTCGGTCTTCGTCACCAATGGCGACGTCTGGAAACGTCAGCGACGTATCATTGACCCCGCTTTCGAAGGGGGACGATTGAAAGAGGTGTTCCCAGCCATGTGCGAGGCCGCCATGGCGGCCGTGGATCGCCTGCGCCCGCTGGCGGACGGTCGCCCGACCGAAGTGGAAAGCCATACCAGCCACGCGGCGGCGGATGTGATTTTTCGCACCCTGTTCTCAATCCCCATTGAGAACAAGATTGCTGGGCAAGTCTTTGATAAATTTCGCGAACATCAACGTGCCCAACCCGTGCTGAACCTTGGCGCGCTGGTGCCTCTCCCGCGCTGGATGCCGCGATTTCATGGTCGCAAGACCAAGCAGACTGCGCGCCAGATAAGGGCGCTGATCCGTGATCTGACAGCCACGCGTATGGCTGAAATTGATCAGGGCGTTGCGCCGGATGACCTTGCCACCAAGATCATGACCACCACCGACCCGGACACGGGTGACCGGTTTGATACGGATGAGATGGTCGATCAGGTGGCGATCTTCTTTCTGGCGGGCCATGAAACCAGCGCATCGGCCCTTGCATGGGCGCTGTATCTGCTGGCGCTGTACCCCGAGTGGCAGACCCGTGTCGCCGAAGAGGCGCAGACGCAGATCGACCCAAAGAAAATCGAATTCTCCGTCCTGTCCAAGCTGCGCCTGTCGCGCGATGTGTTTCGCGAGACGCTACGTCTGTATCCCCCCGTGCCGATGATGGTTCGCGAGGCGCGGTGCCCGGAGCACTTCCGCGACCGTGACGTGCCCAAAGGCAGCCAGATCGTGTTAAGTCCGTGGCACCTTCATCGTCACGAGCGCCTGTGGGACCAGCCCGATGATTTCGATCCGGCCCGATTCCAGTCCGACAATGGCAAAACCTGCCTGCGCAACGCTTACATCCCCTTTTCCAGCGGGCAGCGGGTTTGCCCCGGCGCTGGCTTTGCGATGATCGAGGGGCCATTGATCTTGTCGATGCTGGTGCGCAGTTACCGCTTTGAACTGGTGGCGGATCGCGCTGCAAACCCCGTCGCGCATCTGACAGTTCGTGGTAAAGACGGGATCTGGTTGTCTCTGATGCCTCGATAG
- a CDS encoding cytochrome c biogenesis CcdA family protein: MFGFELIDASLLPALVIAFVAGILSFLSPCVLPIVPPYLAYMSGVTMGEMSEGKSASRKATLAALFFVMGLSTVFLFLGFAASAFGAFFLQNQTIFATFAGIVVMVFGAHFLGVISIPFLNREARLDAGDQGGSAFGAYVLGLAFAFGWTPCIGPQLGAILSLAASEGSVVRGTTLLAIYAAGLGIPFLLVAAFFPRMTGMMNFMKRHMERIERIMGLLLWTIGLMMLTGGFSRFSYWLLETFPALAVLG, encoded by the coding sequence ATGTTTGGATTTGAACTCATCGACGCGAGCCTTCTTCCGGCTTTGGTCATCGCCTTTGTCGCGGGAATTCTGAGTTTTCTCAGCCCCTGCGTGCTGCCGATTGTGCCGCCCTATCTGGCATATATGTCGGGCGTCACTATGGGCGAAATGAGCGAAGGGAAAAGTGCCTCACGCAAAGCCACGCTTGCCGCGCTCTTCTTTGTCATGGGGCTGTCCACGGTCTTTTTGTTCCTTGGTTTCGCAGCCTCGGCCTTTGGGGCGTTTTTCCTGCAAAACCAGACGATCTTCGCGACGTTCGCTGGCATCGTCGTGATGGTGTTCGGGGCGCATTTTCTGGGTGTCATCTCGATCCCGTTTTTGAACCGCGAGGCGCGACTGGATGCGGGCGATCAGGGCGGCAGTGCCTTTGGGGCCTATGTGCTGGGTCTTGCCTTTGCCTTTGGCTGGACGCCCTGCATTGGCCCGCAACTGGGCGCGATCTTGTCGCTTGCAGCTTCAGAAGGCTCGGTTGTGCGCGGCACCACGCTTTTGGCAATCTATGCGGCGGGACTTGGCATCCCCTTCCTGCTGGTCGCTGCGTTCTTCCCCCGAATGACTGGCATGATGAACTTCATGAAGCGTCACATGGAGCGGATCGAGCGGATCATGGGGCTACTTCTCTGGACCATCGGTTTGATGATGCTGACCGGCGGGTTCTCGCGGTTCTCATACTGGTTGCTCGAGACGTTCCCGGCTTTGGCCGTGCTTGGCTGA
- a CDS encoding sulfurtransferase TusA family protein: MEFDDDLDAIGLLCPLPVLKARKRLKSLKSGQILRLQATDPAAVIDVPHFCAEQGHELVSQTENGATTYYFIRKG; this comes from the coding sequence ATGGAATTTGACGACGATCTTGATGCAATCGGACTTTTGTGTCCGTTGCCAGTTCTGAAAGCCCGCAAGCGCTTGAAATCGCTTAAAAGCGGGCAGATCTTACGCTTACAGGCCACCGACCCCGCGGCAGTGATCGACGTGCCGCATTTCTGTGCGGAACAAGGGCACGAGCTTGTGAGCCAGACCGAGAACGGCGCCACGACATATTACTTCATCCGCAAAGGGTGA